The following coding sequences are from one Oryzisolibacter sp. LB2S window:
- a CDS encoding hydrogenase iron-sulfur subunit, protein MPSPASTLPLGGLAPPEPAPAPLPLPRLARAYRRLEHGLDTALGARANPLKHLGALGFMLLWLLVASGSVLYIVLDTSAAGAYGSIDSLADVPWMLGTMLRGLHRYGADAFVLVMAVHILREWLLGRYRHWRRAIWWTGVPLVGLAFVSAIGGFWLNWDRLGQYSVVATAEWLDALPFLGAPLARNFLGDVSLSDRLFTLFIFIHIGMPLLMVFGLWFHIQRINLAKVFPPRPLAWAVLCMLLALSWALPVLSQGPADLRSQPTALALDWWLLFIHPVMDATSPAFAWGLVLLAFVLLVAPPLWPAPAREPVALVYPQHCSGCARCFDDCPYAAITMVAHTNGKPGMRLAEVNADLCASCGICAGACPSSTPFRSTEQLVTGIDMPQWPVHALRTRLVQGLQAMPGPQRLVVFGCAQGARMAVQASDVLHLPLACAGALPPAFIEYALRHGADGVLIHGCREGGCEFRLGQRWTAERLTGAREPHLRRSVPQGRWQVAWTDAGDERRLAAAVQALRQSCPAGAHPAYEESPP, encoded by the coding sequence ATGCCGTCGCCCGCATCCACCCTGCCCCTGGGCGGTCTCGCGCCGCCGGAGCCAGCCCCAGCGCCCCTGCCCCTGCCCCGGCTCGCCCGCGCCTATCGCCGGCTCGAGCATGGGCTGGACACCGCCCTGGGCGCGCGCGCCAACCCGCTCAAGCACCTGGGCGCGCTCGGCTTCATGCTGCTGTGGCTGCTGGTGGCCAGCGGCAGCGTGCTGTACATCGTGCTCGACACCTCGGCCGCTGGGGCCTATGGGTCCATCGACTCGCTGGCCGATGTGCCCTGGATGCTGGGCACCATGCTGCGCGGGCTGCACCGCTATGGCGCGGATGCCTTCGTGCTCGTCATGGCCGTGCACATCCTGCGCGAATGGCTGCTCGGGCGCTACCGACATTGGCGCCGGGCCATCTGGTGGACGGGCGTGCCCCTGGTCGGGCTGGCCTTCGTGAGCGCGATAGGCGGCTTCTGGCTCAACTGGGATCGCCTGGGCCAGTACTCGGTCGTGGCCACGGCCGAGTGGCTTGATGCCCTGCCCTTTCTGGGCGCCCCCCTGGCACGCAATTTTCTGGGCGACGTGAGCCTGAGCGACCGGCTCTTCACGCTGTTCATCTTCATCCACATCGGCATGCCGCTGCTCATGGTGTTCGGACTGTGGTTCCACATACAGCGCATCAATCTGGCCAAGGTGTTTCCACCGCGCCCGCTGGCGTGGGCCGTCCTGTGCATGCTGCTGGCGCTGTCCTGGGCCCTTCCCGTGCTCAGTCAGGGGCCTGCGGACCTGCGCAGCCAGCCCACGGCGCTGGCGCTCGACTGGTGGCTGCTCTTCATCCACCCGGTCATGGACGCGACCTCGCCGGCCTTCGCCTGGGGCCTGGTGCTGCTGGCCTTTGTCCTGCTGGTCGCGCCGCCGCTGTGGCCGGCCCCGGCCCGGGAGCCCGTGGCTTTGGTCTATCCACAGCATTGCAGCGGCTGCGCGCGCTGCTTTGACGACTGTCCCTACGCCGCCATCACCATGGTGGCGCACACCAACGGCAAGCCCGGCATGCGCCTGGCCGAGGTGAACGCCGACCTGTGCGCCAGCTGCGGCATCTGCGCGGGTGCCTGCCCTTCGTCCACGCCATTTCGCAGCACCGAGCAACTGGTCACGGGCATTGACATGCCGCAGTGGCCCGTGCACGCGCTGCGCACGCGGCTCGTGCAGGGTTTGCAGGCCATGCCGGGGCCGCAGCGCCTGGTGGTCTTCGGCTGTGCCCAGGGCGCGCGCATGGCGGTGCAGGCGAGCGACGTACTGCACCTGCCGCTCGCCTGCGCCGGGGCGCTGCCGCCTGCGTTCATCGAGTACGCCTTGCGCCATGGCGCCGATGGCGTGCTCATCCACGGCTGCCGCGAGGGCGGATGCGAGTTTCGCCTGGGCCAGCGCTGGACGGCCGAGCGCCTGACGGGCGCGCGCGAGCCCCACCTGCGCCGCTCGGTCCCGCAGGGCCGCTGGCAGGTGGCCTGGACCGACGCCGGCGATGAGCGCCGGCTGGCGGCCGCAGTGCAGGCGCTGCGCCAGAGCTGCCCCGCCGGCGCGCACCCTGCTTACGAGGAGAGCCCCCCATGA
- a CDS encoding cytochrome C oxidase subunit II translates to MSAILPPAERLWWKHPLDRVEGLWIFISFVWCMVMFAMMVGWHIYGKQNLATETYKTTPEKFSALAQAAVDKWTVRTETEQNIPVVAPPEGADVYLIGRLWNWWPIIELEKGKTYKLHLTSMDYNHGFSLQPTNINIQVVPGYEHVIKVTPNESGTFSVVCNEYCGIGHHEMVGRIYVK, encoded by the coding sequence ATGAGCGCGATACTCCCCCCCGCAGAGCGGCTCTGGTGGAAGCACCCGCTGGACCGCGTCGAAGGTCTGTGGATCTTCATCTCCTTCGTCTGGTGCATGGTCATGTTCGCCATGATGGTCGGCTGGCACATCTACGGCAAACAGAACCTGGCCACCGAGACCTACAAGACCACGCCCGAGAAGTTCTCCGCGCTGGCCCAGGCCGCCGTCGACAAGTGGACGGTGCGCACCGAGACCGAGCAGAACATTCCCGTGGTGGCGCCGCCCGAGGGCGCGGATGTCTACCTGATCGGCCGACTGTGGAACTGGTGGCCCATCATCGAGCTGGAGAAGGGCAAGACCTACAAGCTGCACCTGACCTCCATGGACTACAACCATGGCTTCTCGCTGCAGCCGACCAACATCAATATCCAGGTCGTGCCGGGCTACGAGCATGTGATCAAGGTCACACCCAACGAGTCCGGCACATTTTCCGTCGTGTGCAACGAGTACTGCGGCATTGGTCACCACGAGATGGTGGGCCGCATCTACGTGAAGTGA
- the cyoE gene encoding heme o synthase, producing MHTTMLKPAGRSAAQVARDVISLFKLRIGVLIMITALVGMAVTPGPAPSVAQALVLALSVLVASAAAGAFNQYVEHETDRLMKRTSRRAFVTGALPHHPAWLVMMAVLLAVAVAAAWWVLNAVAALHVFLGAFFYGVVYTLWLKRRTAMNIVIGGLAGSFAVLAGAAAVDPSLGPLPWLLALVLFLWTPPHFWSLAIANRADYAQAGVPMLPVVVGTERAARIVFLSTLALFLASLAPLAFGAGPLYGVGALLGGLHFVRKSWQLARRPERSTAMGSFFASLVQLSLLLLAASMDALLR from the coding sequence ATGCACACCACCATGCTCAAACCCGCCGGGCGCAGTGCGGCGCAGGTGGCACGCGACGTGATCTCGCTGTTCAAGCTGCGCATCGGCGTGCTGATCATGATCACCGCCCTTGTCGGCATGGCCGTGACGCCGGGGCCCGCGCCCAGCGTCGCGCAGGCGCTGGTGCTGGCGCTGTCGGTGCTGGTCGCGTCTGCCGCCGCAGGCGCGTTCAACCAGTATGTGGAGCATGAGACCGACCGCCTGATGAAGCGCACCAGCCGGCGCGCCTTCGTCACCGGCGCCCTGCCGCACCATCCGGCCTGGCTGGTGATGATGGCCGTGCTGCTGGCCGTGGCCGTGGCCGCGGCCTGGTGGGTGCTCAATGCCGTGGCGGCCTTGCATGTGTTCCTCGGGGCGTTCTTCTATGGTGTGGTCTACACGCTGTGGCTCAAGCGCCGCACGGCCATGAACATCGTCATCGGCGGCCTGGCCGGCAGCTTTGCCGTGCTCGCCGGCGCTGCCGCCGTGGACCCGTCCCTGGGCCCCCTGCCCTGGCTGTTGGCGCTGGTGCTGTTTCTCTGGACACCGCCGCATTTCTGGAGCCTGGCAATTGCCAACAGGGCCGACTACGCCCAGGCTGGCGTGCCCATGCTGCCCGTGGTCGTGGGCACCGAGCGCGCGGCGCGCATCGTCTTCCTGAGCACCCTGGCCCTGTTCCTCGCGTCGCTGGCGCCGCTGGCCTTTGGCGCCGGGCCGCTCTATGGCGTGGGTGCGCTGCTCGGCGGCCTGCACTTCGTGCGCAAGTCCTGGCAACTGGCGCGCAGGCCTGAGCGCAGCACGGCCATGGGCTCGTTCTTTGCCTCGCTGGTGCAGCTCAGCCTGCTGCTGCTGGCCGCCAGCATGGACGCGCTGCTGCGCTGA
- a CDS encoding FAD-binding oxidoreductase, with the protein MIKKLQDLLQWLFLRVEGLFNAAFGDRINPFYHLGAITFFLFWVVGASGLYLYVFFETGVDEAYASVVTLTTRQWWLGGIMRSVHRYASDAMVLTMVLHMLRYFAFNLFHGFRWFSWITGVMLIWMVYAAGINGYMLPWDQLAQFITVTSFEWLDWLPIFNGSLMRNFLYSDHVGARFFTLLSFMHLGVPLVLLMLMWIHVQRVPKARTAPPGPIVWGLLATLVVLSLVAPVHSQGGQTDLARAATQIELDWFYMAIFPLLTEWPLGRVWALVIGVTVVIALLPWWPPQFRRGEKRVHRVQIHGEQGALSTITVRQDETILDAGLRQNLALAYECRNGACGLCVCSIEQGQYRHRPYQKTALSDADRERGKALMCCAVPQEDMAIDVAGFTGAAAQTREVFHATVAQLERLSPDVMRVELQLPAGQVLQYAAGQYINILLEDGQRRAFSFANRPGASNLIELHVRLVPGGRWTTHVFEQMKPGEHVRFEGPLGQFTLRESPHPILFIAGATGFAPIKSIVEDAFARGVQRPMRLYWGVRRPQDLYMLAQCEAWQSEHPNFTVVPVVSEPLPEDGWSGRTGLVHEAMLADFPSLSGNEVYLCGSVRMVETAVPAFIAHGLDESFCFSDAFVMAAPAAQAAPSAGSGAATA; encoded by the coding sequence ATGATCAAGAAGCTACAGGACCTGTTGCAGTGGCTTTTCCTGCGTGTGGAGGGGCTGTTCAACGCGGCCTTCGGCGACCGCATCAACCCCTTCTATCACCTCGGCGCCATCACCTTCTTCCTGTTCTGGGTCGTGGGTGCGAGCGGCCTGTACCTGTATGTGTTCTTCGAGACCGGGGTGGACGAGGCCTATGCCTCGGTGGTCACGCTCACCACCCGGCAATGGTGGCTCGGCGGCATCATGCGCAGCGTGCACCGCTACGCATCGGACGCCATGGTGCTGACCATGGTGCTGCACATGCTGCGCTACTTTGCCTTCAACCTGTTCCACGGCTTTCGCTGGTTCTCGTGGATCACCGGCGTGATGCTGATCTGGATGGTCTACGCCGCAGGCATCAACGGCTACATGCTGCCCTGGGATCAGCTGGCGCAGTTCATCACGGTGACCAGCTTCGAATGGCTCGACTGGTTGCCCATCTTCAACGGCAGCCTGATGCGCAACTTCCTGTACTCCGACCATGTGGGCGCGCGCTTCTTCACGCTGTTGTCCTTCATGCATCTGGGGGTGCCGCTGGTGCTGCTGATGCTGATGTGGATCCATGTGCAGCGCGTGCCCAAGGCTCGCACCGCGCCACCCGGCCCCATCGTCTGGGGGCTGCTGGCCACCTTGGTCGTGCTGTCGCTGGTGGCGCCGGTGCACAGCCAGGGCGGGCAGACCGACCTGGCCCGCGCCGCCACGCAGATCGAGCTGGACTGGTTCTACATGGCCATCTTTCCGCTGCTCACCGAATGGCCGCTGGGCCGCGTGTGGGCGCTGGTGATCGGCGTGACCGTGGTGATCGCCCTGCTGCCCTGGTGGCCGCCACAGTTCCGGCGCGGCGAAAAGCGCGTGCATCGCGTGCAGATCCACGGCGAACAGGGGGCGCTGAGCACCATCACCGTGCGCCAGGACGAGACCATTCTCGACGCCGGCCTGCGCCAGAACCTGGCCCTGGCCTACGAGTGCCGCAATGGCGCCTGTGGCCTGTGCGTCTGCTCCATCGAGCAGGGCCAGTACCGGCATCGCCCCTACCAGAAGACGGCCCTGTCCGATGCCGACAGGGAGCGTGGCAAGGCCCTGATGTGCTGCGCCGTGCCGCAGGAGGACATGGCCATCGACGTCGCCGGATTCACCGGGGCCGCGGCGCAGACGCGCGAGGTCTTTCACGCCACGGTGGCGCAGCTCGAACGCCTGAGCCCCGACGTGATGCGTGTGGAGCTGCAGTTGCCCGCGGGCCAGGTGCTGCAGTACGCGGCGGGCCAGTACATCAACATCCTGCTCGAGGACGGACAGCGCCGCGCGTTCTCCTTCGCCAACCGGCCGGGCGCGAGCAACCTGATCGAGCTGCATGTGCGCCTGGTGCCCGGTGGGCGCTGGACCACCCATGTGTTCGAGCAGATGAAGCCCGGCGAGCATGTGCGCTTCGAGGGGCCGCTCGGCCAGTTCACGCTGCGCGAGAGCCCGCACCCGATTCTGTTCATCGCCGGCGCGACGGGCTTTGCGCCCATCAAGAGCATCGTCGAGGACGCGTTCGCGCGCGGCGTGCAACGGCCCATGCGGCTGTACTGGGGCGTGCGCCGCCCGCAGGACCTGTACATGCTGGCGCAGTGCGAGGCATGGCAGAGCGAGCACCCCAACTTCACCGTGGTGCCCGTGGTGTCCGAGCCTCTGCCCGAGGATGGCTGGAGCGGCCGCACGGGCCTGGTGCACGAGGCCATGCTGGCCGACTTCCCCAGCCTGAGCGGCAACGAGGTCTACCTCTGCGGGTCGGTGCGCATGGTGGAGACCGCCGTGCCCGCCTTCATCGCCCATGGCCTGGACGAGAGCTTCTGCTTCTCCGACGCCTTCGTCATGGCCGCACCCGCGGCCCAGGCGGCGCCCTCGGCGGGCAGCGGCGCCGCTACTGCCTGA
- a CDS encoding uracil-DNA glycosylase family protein — translation MPRPPSPHPRVPSSQPLEQLLTRVRACRICAAHLPLGPRPVLQAAGGARILLASQAPGRKVHDSGIPFNDASGARLRDWLGVTPAQFYDPDLFAILPMGFCYPGKGPSGDLPPRPECAPAWRAPLLARLPRIELTLVIGQYALAWHMPDGPRALTRAVRDWQRHWPHVIALPHPSPRNNGWLSHNPWFEAELLPLLRSRVAQVLASTAPSSDDH, via the coding sequence ATGCCCCGCCCGCCATCGCCTCACCCACGCGTACCCAGCAGCCAGCCCCTGGAGCAGCTGCTCACGCGGGTGCGCGCATGCCGCATCTGCGCCGCCCACCTGCCGCTCGGGCCACGCCCGGTGCTGCAGGCCGCAGGCGGCGCACGCATTCTTCTGGCCAGCCAGGCACCGGGGCGCAAGGTGCACGACAGCGGCATTCCCTTCAACGACGCCAGTGGGGCACGCCTGCGCGACTGGCTGGGCGTGACGCCCGCGCAGTTCTACGACCCCGATCTGTTCGCCATCCTGCCCATGGGCTTTTGCTATCCGGGCAAGGGCCCGTCCGGCGACCTGCCGCCGCGCCCCGAATGCGCGCCCGCCTGGCGCGCGCCGCTGCTCGCGCGCCTGCCGCGCATCGAGCTGACCCTGGTCATCGGCCAGTACGCGCTGGCCTGGCACATGCCCGACGGTCCGCGTGCGCTCACGCGCGCCGTGCGGGATTGGCAGCGCCACTGGCCCCACGTCATCGCCCTGCCCCACCCCAGTCCGCGCAACAACGGCTGGCTCAGTCACAACCCGTGGTTCGAGGCAGAACTGCTGCCGCTGCTGCGCAGTCGCGTGGCCCAGGTGCTCGCATCGACAGCACCTAGCAGCGACGATCATTGA
- a CDS encoding cbb3-type cytochrome c oxidase subunit I — MSIHIPLFPNGSPEHAATGDGPATSPSTSPVTGAATSYQLSLPGDARLALARGWLWLGLAALIASGLFSVLLVASRTPYVNQWLPTANFFHIALVLHVDLSVLVWFVAMAGLLWSLHGSARATGLGWLAWWLTGGGTLAMALAPFADPGEPIMANYVPVLESGLFLTGLSVFGLGAGLLVLRSLRAAPVLGLPLRGPGVLSFGLTAAAVAGAVALLCFAWSWAVLPTSLHGKAYYEVLFWGGGHALQFTWTLLMLVAWLWLASACGARILLSPRVTLLLLLVGLAGVFVTPVAYLAHEVTSVEHRDLLTWAMRLGGGPAIVPVALAAVLGVLAQRPDDARLRPLRAALLSSVLLFGAGGLIGIFIHGSNVRIPAHYHGAIVGVTLALMGVVYRILPALGYQAPQDRLAAWQPWAYGLGQLMHIIGLVWSGGYGVQRKVAGSDQVLRSTAEVAGMGLMGLGGLIAIIGGLLFIVVVLRAMRPSGTRST; from the coding sequence ATGAGCATCCACATTCCCCTGTTTCCCAATGGCTCTCCCGAGCATGCGGCGACTGGTGATGGCCCCGCCACCAGCCCCTCCACCAGTCCCGTAACCGGCGCGGCCACGAGCTACCAGCTCAGCCTGCCGGGCGACGCCCGCCTGGCGCTGGCACGCGGTTGGCTCTGGCTCGGGCTGGCGGCCCTGATCGCCTCGGGCCTGTTCTCGGTGCTGCTCGTCGCCTCTCGCACGCCCTATGTCAATCAGTGGCTGCCCACGGCCAACTTCTTTCACATCGCCCTGGTGCTGCATGTGGATCTGTCGGTGCTGGTGTGGTTCGTCGCCATGGCCGGGCTGCTGTGGAGCCTGCATGGCAGCGCCCGCGCCACCGGTCTGGGCTGGCTTGCATGGTGGCTCACGGGAGGCGGCACGCTGGCCATGGCGCTGGCGCCGTTCGCAGACCCGGGCGAGCCCATCATGGCCAACTACGTCCCAGTGCTCGAATCGGGCCTGTTTCTCACGGGCCTCTCGGTGTTCGGCCTGGGCGCAGGGCTGCTGGTGCTGCGCAGCCTCAGGGCCGCCCCCGTCCTGGGCCTGCCGCTGCGCGGGCCCGGGGTGCTGAGCTTCGGTCTGACGGCCGCGGCCGTGGCAGGCGCCGTGGCCCTGCTGTGCTTTGCCTGGTCCTGGGCCGTGCTGCCCACGAGCCTGCACGGCAAGGCCTATTACGAGGTGCTGTTCTGGGGTGGAGGCCACGCGCTGCAGTTCACCTGGACACTGCTCATGCTGGTGGCCTGGCTGTGGCTGGCCAGCGCCTGCGGGGCGCGCATATTGCTCAGCCCGCGCGTCACCCTGCTGCTGCTGCTGGTGGGGCTGGCGGGCGTCTTCGTCACGCCCGTGGCCTATCTGGCGCACGAGGTGACATCGGTCGAGCACCGCGACCTGCTGACCTGGGCCATGCGCCTGGGCGGCGGCCCGGCCATCGTGCCCGTGGCCCTGGCCGCCGTGCTCGGCGTGCTGGCGCAGCGCCCTGACGACGCGCGCCTGCGCCCGCTGCGCGCGGCGCTGCTGTCCTCGGTGCTGCTGTTTGGCGCGGGCGGCCTGATAGGCATCTTCATCCACGGCAGCAACGTGCGCATTCCGGCGCATTACCACGGCGCCATCGTCGGCGTGACGCTGGCGCTCATGGGCGTGGTCTACCGCATCCTGCCGGCGCTCGGTTACCAGGCGCCCCAGGATCGCCTGGCCGCATGGCAGCCATGGGCCTATGGCCTGGGCCAGCTCATGCACATCATCGGCCTGGTCTGGTCCGGCGGCTACGGCGTGCAGCGCAAGGTGGCCGGCAGCGACCAGGTGCTGCGCAGCACGGCCGAGGTCGCGGGCATGGGGCTGATGGGCCTGGGCGGTCTCATCGCCATCATTGGTGGGCTGCTGTTCATCGTCGTTGTGCTGCGCGCCATGCGCCCGTCCGGCACCAGGTCCACCTGA
- a CDS encoding SCO family protein: MTRAPRPFCRLAAASAVAWGLAMVAMVAPPAMAASPATADLGLDREAALRASQEAVGRTIGEHVLLDREGRPVSLASFRGKPLLVSFIYTGCFQVCPTTTRSLQETVEGLQKSVGPQQFNVVSIGFNQPADSPQALKAFATQFGIRQPNWEFLSPPAAIVPALARDFGFVFQPSPAGFDHVLQVSILDARGRIVRQVYGEGLVPAELGEPLKMLLAGQPVENNTLMDQLLDRVRILCTVYDPKTGAYKVDYTLPLQIAGGITFFIVMLVFFINEWRSSRKLARNQGVRNA, translated from the coding sequence ATGACCCGCGCCCCGCGCCCCTTCTGCCGACTGGCCGCCGCCAGCGCAGTCGCCTGGGGGCTGGCCATGGTGGCGATGGTGGCGCCGCCAGCCATGGCCGCATCCCCGGCCACGGCGGACCTGGGGCTCGACCGTGAGGCCGCCCTGCGTGCCAGCCAGGAGGCCGTGGGCCGCACCATAGGCGAGCATGTGCTGCTCGACCGCGAGGGCCGGCCCGTGTCGCTCGCATCCTTCCGCGGCAAGCCACTGCTGGTGAGCTTCATCTACACCGGGTGCTTTCAGGTCTGTCCGACCACCACGCGCTCGCTGCAGGAGACGGTCGAAGGCCTGCAGAAGAGCGTGGGACCGCAGCAATTCAACGTGGTCAGCATAGGTTTCAACCAGCCCGCCGACTCGCCGCAGGCGCTCAAGGCCTTTGCCACGCAGTTCGGCATACGCCAGCCCAACTGGGAATTCCTCAGCCCGCCGGCGGCCATCGTGCCGGCACTGGCGCGGGATTTCGGCTTCGTGTTCCAGCCCTCCCCGGCGGGGTTCGATCATGTGCTGCAGGTATCGATACTCGACGCGCGCGGGCGCATCGTGCGCCAGGTCTACGGCGAGGGCCTGGTGCCCGCCGAGCTCGGCGAGCCGCTGAAGATGCTGCTCGCGGGCCAACCCGTCGAAAACAACACACTCATGGATCAGCTCCTGGACAGGGTGCGTATCCTCTGCACCGTGTACGACCCAAAGACCGGTGCCTACAAGGTGGACTACACGCTGCCCCTGCAGATTGCCGGCGGCATCACGTTCTTCATCGTGATGCTGGTGTTCTTCATCAACGAATGGCGCTCCAGCCGGAAATTGGCTCGCAACCAGGGAGTGCGCAACGCCTGA
- a CDS encoding cbb3-type cytochrome c oxidase subunit I: MTTTYRTCPRTGLQFEAHAEKLMIANAFMAVVALLVGGLLAIGVVLTRWPAVHWLPADTFYMVLTAHGIDMLIFWIIFFEVAVLYFASSTLLRCRIATPKLAWLGFVLMLVGAVWNNISVFQGESSVMMTSYVPMMAHWSFYLSLILFAVGALIACGVFFGTLAVARRDKTYEGSVPLVTFGATTAAIIAVFTILSGAGILVPTFFVSVGLLESVDPLIYRVVWWAFGHSSQQINVAAHISIWYAVAAIAFGAKPMSERVSRGAFLLYILFLQLASAHHILADPGVSTEWKVVNTSYFMYFAVLGSMIHALSIPGAMEVAQRARGYNKGLFEWLRKAPWGNPTFSGVFIALVGFGFLGGTTGVMMGTEQLNLLIHNTIYVPGHFHATVVVGTTLTFMALTYFLIPSLFRREMIAPGLARLQPYLFGFSMYFFCLVMMGAGTLGVSRRHWDMAFSGNALAYEWPGAAYLMMGMVGVGGVAAIAGGAIYIYVTVGSLLWGKRLDAGATSASFTRLSRAAPTAAAQTYGSAGFVAPGTFVLAMFFLVTFVLYYFVNWKYLGQLWGLS, from the coding sequence ATGACTACGACTTACCGTACCTGCCCGCGCACGGGCCTGCAGTTCGAGGCACATGCCGAGAAGCTCATGATCGCCAACGCCTTCATGGCCGTGGTCGCCCTGCTCGTGGGCGGGCTGCTGGCCATTGGCGTGGTGCTGACGCGCTGGCCCGCCGTGCACTGGCTGCCCGCAGACACCTTCTACATGGTGCTCACGGCCCACGGCATCGACATGCTGATTTTCTGGATCATCTTCTTCGAGGTTGCCGTCCTGTACTTCGCCTCGTCCACGCTGTTGCGCTGTCGCATTGCCACGCCAAAACTTGCCTGGCTGGGCTTTGTGCTCATGCTCGTCGGCGCGGTGTGGAACAACATCAGCGTGTTCCAGGGCGAATCGAGCGTGATGATGACCTCCTACGTGCCCATGATGGCGCATTGGTCGTTCTATCTGAGCCTGATCCTGTTCGCCGTCGGCGCGCTCATTGCCTGCGGGGTGTTCTTCGGCACGCTGGCCGTGGCCCGGCGCGACAAGACCTATGAGGGCTCGGTGCCGCTGGTCACGTTCGGCGCCACGACGGCGGCCATCATCGCCGTGTTCACGATCCTGTCGGGTGCAGGCATCCTGGTGCCGACCTTCTTCGTGTCCGTGGGGCTGCTCGAAAGCGTGGACCCGCTGATCTACCGCGTGGTCTGGTGGGCCTTCGGCCACTCGTCGCAGCAGATCAACGTCGCGGCACATATCTCCATCTGGTATGCCGTGGCCGCCATCGCGTTTGGCGCCAAGCCCATGTCCGAGCGCGTCAGCCGTGGCGCCTTCCTGCTGTACATCCTGTTCCTGCAGCTGGCCAGCGCACACCACATCCTGGCCGATCCCGGCGTCAGCACCGAATGGAAGGTGGTCAACACCAGCTACTTCATGTATTTCGCCGTGCTCGGCTCCATGATCCACGCCCTGTCCATCCCCGGCGCCATGGAGGTCGCGCAGCGCGCCCGTGGCTACAACAAGGGGCTGTTCGAATGGCTGCGCAAGGCGCCCTGGGGCAATCCCACGTTCTCGGGTGTGTTCATCGCGCTCGTGGGCTTTGGCTTCCTCGGCGGCACCACGGGCGTGATGATGGGCACGGAGCAGCTCAACCTGCTGATCCACAACACCATCTACGTGCCCGGGCACTTCCACGCCACCGTGGTCGTGGGGACGACGCTGACCTTCATGGCGCTGACCTACTTCCTGATCCCGTCGCTGTTCCGGCGCGAGATGATCGCGCCCGGCCTGGCGCGGCTGCAGCCCTACCTGTTCGGCTTCTCGATGTATTTCTTCTGCCTCGTGATGATGGGTGCGGGCACGCTGGGCGTCTCGCGCAGGCACTGGGACATGGCCTTCAGCGGCAATGCCCTGGCCTACGAATGGCCCGGGGCAGCCTATCTGATGATGGGCATGGTCGGCGTCGGCGGCGTGGCCGCCATCGCAGGCGGCGCGATCTACATCTATGTGACCGTGGGTTCGCTGCTCTGGGGCAAGCGCCTGGACGCCGGCGCCACCAGTGCGAGTTTCACGCGCCTGTCGCGTGCCGCGCCCACCGCTGCCGCGCAGACCTATGGTTCCGCCGGATTCGTGGCGCCCGGCACCTTTGTGCTGGCCATGTTCTTCCTCGTGACCTTCGTGCTGTACTACTTCGTGAACTGGAAGTACCTTGGCCAACTGTGGGGCCTGAGCTGA